A genomic region of Brevibacillus sp. JNUCC-41 contains the following coding sequences:
- a CDS encoding branched-chain amino acid transporter permease encodes MTMDLTQQIITIAMVVLGTMLTRFLPFIVFPSGKPTPKYVQYLGKILPSAVIGLLVIYCLKDVSLQSGSHGLPEFMAIAVVALLHIWKKMMLLSIAGGTIVYMMLVQLVF; translated from the coding sequence ATGACAATGGATTTAACACAGCAAATCATTACAATAGCAATGGTTGTTCTAGGCACGATGCTTACAAGGTTTCTTCCATTCATCGTTTTTCCATCAGGTAAACCCACACCGAAGTATGTACAGTATCTCGGTAAAATACTGCCATCCGCGGTAATTGGGCTTTTGGTCATTTATTGTTTAAAGGATGTGAGCTTACAATCCGGAAGTCATGGCCTCCCTGAATTTATGGCGATAGCGGTAGTTGCCCTGCTTCACATTTGGAAGAAAATGATGCTCCTTTCCATAGCGGGGGGAACGATTGTCTACATGATGTTGGTTCAATTGGTTTTTTAA
- a CDS encoding cupin domain-containing protein: MENIDIGKKVEKYRKAKGLSSRELAKLAEITPSMLSQIERGLANPSIQTLKVLAKTLNVPTFSFFLEETITEDLIVRSNKRKKMIIDHLSYELLSPDFTGNLATAIMKVPPNISSSESPIEHRGEEVAYILEGKIKLYLGEEEYILEAGDSVKIPANFKHKWENNFSQNAAVLFSVTPPAF; this comes from the coding sequence ATGGAAAATATAGATATTGGCAAGAAAGTTGAAAAGTATAGAAAAGCTAAAGGTTTGAGTAGTAGAGAGTTAGCAAAATTAGCTGAAATTACACCTTCAATGTTAAGCCAGATTGAACGAGGTTTGGCGAATCCTTCCATTCAAACCCTAAAGGTCTTAGCTAAAACCTTGAATGTTCCAACATTTAGTTTTTTTCTTGAAGAAACGATTACGGAGGATTTAATCGTTAGGTCCAATAAACGTAAGAAAATGATCATTGATCATTTGTCTTATGAGTTATTGTCACCTGATTTTACGGGTAATCTAGCAACAGCGATTATGAAAGTTCCTCCAAATATCTCCTCGTCAGAAAGCCCTATAGAACATAGGGGAGAGGAAGTGGCATATATTTTGGAAGGGAAAATCAAGCTGTACTTAGGTGAAGAAGAATATATATTGGAAGCTGGTGATAGTGTGAAAATACCAGCAAATTTCAAACATAAATGGGAAAATAATTTTAGTCAGAATGCAGCTGTATTATTTTCAGTTACCCCGCCTGCGTTTTAA
- a CDS encoding D-serine ammonia-lyase, whose translation MKEIESKELQSWKDKYPLLKKLISMEEVFWLNPNVEKFQTGIKKSPLTQEDVRNAEERLKRFAPYIAKVFPETKGTNGIIESPLVRIPAMKHSLEQDHQQPILGELLLKCDSHLPILGSIKARGGIYEILKHAEELAFQHQLLTIKDDYSILDSDRFLTLFSKYSIAVGSTGNLGLSIGIISAKLGFNVTVHMSADAKQWKKDLLRSKNVNVIEYEADYSKAVEEGRIQADSDPTCYFVDDENSHDLFLGYAVAASRLQKQLEELEIIVDENHPLFVYLPCGVGGGPGGVAFGLKLLYQDHIHCFFAEPTHSPCMLLGLMTGLHDKVSVQDVGIDNVTDADGLAVGRPSGFVGKTMEPFLSGNYTVSDEQLYKLLKELVDTEGIHLEPSALAGMIGPSKLCKEGIDYLQKHHLTEKMSNGTHIIWGTGGSMVPEEMMKQYYQKGLKLASEKQK comes from the coding sequence ATGAAAGAGATTGAAAGCAAAGAATTACAATCATGGAAAGACAAATATCCTTTATTAAAGAAGCTCATATCGATGGAAGAAGTATTTTGGCTCAATCCAAATGTCGAAAAATTTCAAACCGGAATTAAAAAGTCCCCCCTTACTCAAGAAGATGTAAGAAATGCAGAGGAAAGATTGAAACGTTTTGCACCATATATCGCCAAGGTTTTCCCTGAAACAAAAGGGACGAACGGTATCATAGAATCTCCTTTAGTGAGAATTCCTGCCATGAAACATTCCTTGGAACAGGATCATCAACAACCTATATTAGGAGAATTATTACTAAAATGTGATAGTCACCTTCCTATATTAGGATCCATCAAAGCAAGAGGAGGGATTTATGAAATTCTCAAACATGCGGAAGAATTAGCTTTCCAACATCAATTGTTAACCATTAAAGATGATTATTCGATTTTGGATAGTGATAGATTCCTAACCCTTTTCTCAAAATATTCAATCGCAGTAGGCTCGACTGGAAATTTAGGACTTAGTATTGGCATCATCAGTGCAAAGTTAGGTTTTAATGTTACCGTTCATATGTCAGCTGATGCAAAGCAGTGGAAAAAAGATTTGCTTAGAAGCAAAAATGTCAATGTCATTGAATATGAAGCTGATTATAGTAAAGCTGTAGAGGAAGGCCGTATCCAAGCGGATAGTGATCCAACATGTTATTTTGTGGATGACGAAAATTCCCACGACCTATTTTTAGGATATGCAGTGGCTGCATCCCGTTTGCAAAAGCAATTGGAAGAGCTAGAGATAATTGTAGATGAAAACCATCCTCTGTTTGTTTACCTTCCATGCGGAGTGGGCGGTGGTCCTGGAGGCGTAGCTTTTGGTTTGAAATTATTGTATCAAGACCATATTCACTGTTTCTTTGCAGAACCTACCCACTCGCCATGCATGCTACTCGGTTTAATGACTGGACTACATGATAAAGTTTCTGTACAAGATGTTGGCATCGATAATGTGACAGACGCGGATGGACTTGCTGTTGGAAGGCCATCCGGGTTTGTCGGTAAAACGATGGAACCCTTTTTAAGTGGCAATTATACGGTAAGCGATGAACAGTTGTATAAGTTGCTAAAGGAACTGGTCGATACAGAGGGAATCCATTTAGAACCTTCCGCACTAGCAGGCATGATAGGACCAAGTAAATTATGTAAAGAGGGCATCGATTATTTACAGAAGCATCATTTAACGGAAAAGATGAGCAATGGTACACATATTATTTGGGGGACTGGCGGAAGCATGGTTCCTGAAGAAATGATGAAGCAATATTATCAAAAAGGGTTGAAATTAGCGTCAGAGAAACAGAAGTAA
- a CDS encoding PLP-dependent aminotransferase family protein codes for MPVNSFDNYPMSWKPDKKALKRPFYKSLASLLEQDITNGFLAPGTKLPPQRELADFLDLNFTTITRSYKICEVKGLIYAVTGSGTFVAPNATRSITISVDKTANSIDLGFVASFEQTNDIVSETIQKTVNKSYLEQLLNYNDPTGIPHQKTAALNWMESFGIHADQEHMAIVSGAQNALAVALAALFEPGNRIATDLYTYSNFIELAKMFHIKLVPIPGDQFGMLPDELEKQCCQININGIFLMPSCNNPTTIMMSDIRKQEIAAVIRKHRLILIEDDIHAFLTAGIIPDYRQPMYHLLPEQCVYICGTSKSICSGLRVAYMVYGDALRDKISQAIFNINVKTSSFDAEVITELILSGKAHEIVSQKKQLAKTANDIYSEYFPLRKDVGHPLSLYRWLPIQGHNDALQLETDLKKRGIRVFHSNRFQSGQTTPDMHLRIALSSTNSFDELRIGLDILKQYLN; via the coding sequence ATGCCAGTAAATTCATTTGACAATTATCCAATGTCCTGGAAACCTGATAAGAAAGCATTAAAGCGGCCTTTTTATAAATCCCTTGCATCATTACTTGAACAAGATATAACAAATGGTTTTTTAGCACCTGGAACGAAGTTGCCTCCGCAACGAGAATTGGCAGATTTTCTTGATTTAAACTTCACCACGATTACCCGTTCCTACAAAATATGCGAGGTAAAGGGATTAATATATGCGGTTACGGGAAGCGGAACCTTTGTGGCTCCCAACGCCACTCGTTCCATAACCATTTCCGTGGATAAAACGGCAAACAGCATTGACCTTGGTTTCGTGGCTTCTTTTGAGCAAACCAATGATATTGTATCAGAAACCATTCAAAAAACTGTGAACAAAAGTTATTTGGAGCAGCTGCTGAATTACAACGACCCGACTGGTATTCCACATCAAAAAACAGCAGCCCTAAACTGGATGGAATCTTTCGGCATTCACGCGGATCAAGAGCATATGGCCATCGTTTCCGGTGCCCAAAATGCATTGGCAGTTGCCTTGGCTGCCTTGTTTGAGCCCGGCAATAGAATTGCAACCGACTTATACACCTATTCGAACTTCATCGAGTTGGCAAAGATGTTCCATATTAAGTTAGTTCCCATTCCCGGTGACCAGTTTGGCATGCTACCAGACGAACTTGAAAAGCAGTGTTGTCAAATAAATATTAACGGCATTTTTCTGATGCCCTCTTGCAACAATCCAACCACAATCATGATGTCGGATATTCGAAAGCAAGAAATAGCGGCGGTCATCCGCAAGCATCGTTTAATTTTGATTGAGGATGATATCCATGCATTCCTGACGGCAGGGATTATCCCCGATTACCGGCAGCCGATGTACCACTTGCTTCCAGAACAGTGCGTTTATATTTGCGGCACCTCTAAGTCCATATGTTCTGGGTTAAGGGTTGCCTATATGGTCTATGGGGATGCTTTGCGCGATAAAATTTCCCAGGCCATTTTCAACATAAATGTAAAGACCTCTTCTTTTGATGCAGAGGTTATCACAGAGCTTATTCTATCAGGAAAGGCTCATGAAATTGTTTCTCAAAAGAAACAGCTTGCCAAGACTGCAAATGATATTTATTCGGAATATTTTCCTTTAAGAAAGGATGTTGGACATCCTCTCAGTCTATATCGCTGGCTTCCCATTCAAGGACATAACGATGCGTTACAGCTGGAAACAGATCTGAAAAAGCGCGGCATTCGAGTTTTTCATTCCAATCGTTTCCAAAGCGGGCAGACCACACCTGATATGCATTTGCGTATTGCACTATCTTCGACCAACTCATTTGATGAGTTAAGAATAGGATTAGACATATTAAAACAGTACCTCAACTGA
- a CDS encoding MBL fold metallo-hydrolase, with protein MKIKWFGHSAFLLTSESGTKILIDPYHRFIRYRMPSVEPDIVAVTHNHFEHNKIEAATGEYMLVNEPKEYIREDVRISGFKTFHDKVNGEKRGPNILYRFQMDGLTICHCGDLGHILSEEQVNEIGKVDILIIPVGGTFTISAIEAAQVMRQLKSTITIPMHYRTKALSVVGLMFSKVDKFLQISGQRTTEVERLDISKENLSEYAGVVTMLYE; from the coding sequence ATGAAAATAAAATGGTTTGGACATTCTGCCTTTTTACTAACATCCGAAAGTGGAACCAAAATTCTTATTGATCCATATCATCGTTTCATCCGTTATCGTATGCCGAGTGTTGAACCTGATATAGTTGCCGTTACACATAATCATTTCGAACACAATAAGATTGAAGCTGCAACAGGTGAATACATGCTTGTTAATGAGCCGAAGGAATACATCCGCGAAGATGTAAGAATTAGTGGATTTAAGACATTTCATGACAAGGTAAATGGCGAGAAGAGAGGCCCCAATATTTTATATCGTTTCCAAATGGACGGGCTAACTATCTGTCACTGTGGAGATTTAGGGCATATATTATCAGAAGAACAAGTAAATGAAATAGGAAAAGTGGACATTCTCATCATTCCTGTAGGAGGTACATTCACGATTAGTGCAATAGAAGCTGCTCAAGTGATGCGTCAATTGAAATCTACCATTACAATTCCCATGCACTATAGAACGAAGGCATTGTCAGTCGTTGGCCTGATGTTTTCAAAGGTAGATAAGTTTCTTCAGATTTCCGGACAGCGAACAACCGAAGTTGAGAGATTGGATATTTCAAAAGAGAATTTGTCAGAATATGCTGGTGTCGTAACCATGCTGTATGAATGA
- the azlC gene encoding azaleucine resistance protein AzlC, whose translation MLRLNKFSHQDVKYMKKRTQMLPAFRAAFPYTMPIFAGFLFLGIAYGIFMNSLGFSAIYPILMSLTIFAGSMEFVAANLLLVAFNPINALFLTLMVNARHLFYGISMLDKYGGTGRKKLYLIFGLCDESFSINCTVDVPKNVDKGWFMFFVTLLNHSYWVIGATIGGIFGSLVKFNTEGLDFVMTALFVVIFIEQWMKEKNHHSALAGLGLSAVCLIIFGGSNFIIPAMFSILGVLTLLRKPLEKVEVKTV comes from the coding sequence ATGTTACGTTTAAATAAATTTAGCCATCAGGATGTGAAATATATGAAAAAAAGAACACAAATGCTACCTGCATTTCGTGCAGCCTTTCCGTACACAATGCCCATTTTTGCAGGCTTTTTATTTCTAGGCATCGCTTATGGGATCTTTATGAATTCATTAGGTTTCAGTGCGATTTACCCGATATTGATGAGTCTGACAATATTTGCAGGATCAATGGAGTTTGTTGCAGCCAATTTACTGCTTGTCGCATTCAATCCGATTAACGCCCTTTTTCTAACATTAATGGTGAATGCACGGCATTTGTTTTATGGCATTTCCATGCTGGATAAGTATGGGGGGACCGGGAGGAAAAAGCTGTATCTGATTTTTGGGCTTTGTGATGAGTCTTTTTCCATCAATTGTACCGTTGATGTTCCGAAGAATGTAGACAAGGGCTGGTTCATGTTCTTCGTGACACTGCTCAATCATTCCTACTGGGTGATAGGAGCGACGATTGGCGGCATTTTTGGATCCCTTGTCAAGTTCAACACAGAAGGACTAGATTTTGTTATGACGGCCCTCTTTGTAGTCATTTTCATTGAACAGTGGATGAAAGAGAAAAACCATCATAGTGCTCTCGCAGGGCTTGGACTGTCAGCGGTCTGTCTTATTATTTTTGGCGGAAGCAATTTCATCATCCCTGCCATGTTTTCAATTTTGGGGGTACTCACCCTACTTAGAAAGCCATTAGAGAAAGTTGAGGTCAAGACCGTATGA
- a CDS encoding APC family permease, producing the protein MNQERYLKKKMGFWSLTALSLGGIIGSSWLFGPWNTAKMAGPAAIMSWIIAAFVITLIALVYAELARVRPETGGLGRYPLYSHGKLLATVTSYSIWLGYCATAPVESSGVIQYANEFWPGLYDISKEQLTTTGILASTVLMMFFVVVNYFGVKLFAVTNTIITTIKFIVPVLTIIAFFMTGFHEENYTSHGFAPNGYGAGLSAILTSGIFFAYTGFGNVVMMSGEVVNPRRNIPLALITSLSVSAVLYVLLQIVFIGAVPPEMLANGWSGIKFDSPFANLALMANMVWLSWTITADAMISPTGSALAYTAGTSRHVFGMAKSGFLPSYFGTINKRFGVPTRALTLNFLIGLLFLFPLKSWTAIVAIVGAIGIFKYASACVTVMVFRKVGLTKDNGIPGMSFIAPLAFVFATLLIYWTNWSRVQLAIWGLAIGIVGYLITHFINKHKSMEIIGGIYLVIYILMLVGISSIGNFGGKGIIPEPFMSYIVAIIGFVFYYFAVYNGVWYMRKKGNVQELLDMDNTYN; encoded by the coding sequence ATGAATCAAGAACGATATTTGAAAAAGAAAATGGGCTTTTGGTCACTTACTGCATTATCTCTTGGAGGAATTATTGGATCAAGTTGGCTTTTTGGACCATGGAATACGGCAAAAATGGCTGGGCCAGCTGCTATTATGTCTTGGATTATTGCTGCATTCGTCATTACTCTAATAGCTCTTGTTTATGCTGAATTAGCAAGGGTAAGACCAGAAACGGGTGGTTTAGGTCGTTATCCCCTTTATTCCCATGGGAAATTACTTGCTACAGTGACTAGTTATTCGATTTGGCTTGGCTACTGTGCCACTGCACCCGTTGAATCATCGGGAGTTATTCAATACGCTAATGAGTTCTGGCCAGGCCTATATGATATATCTAAGGAGCAACTAACGACAACAGGAATTCTAGCATCGACTGTTTTAATGATGTTCTTTGTTGTGGTGAACTATTTCGGAGTGAAATTATTTGCTGTCACGAATACCATTATTACAACGATTAAATTCATAGTACCTGTCCTAACCATCATTGCTTTTTTTATGACAGGGTTTCATGAAGAGAATTATACAAGTCATGGGTTTGCCCCTAATGGATATGGCGCAGGATTAAGCGCAATCTTAACTAGTGGTATATTTTTTGCCTATACTGGATTCGGGAACGTGGTAATGATGAGTGGCGAGGTGGTAAACCCAAGACGGAATATTCCACTTGCCCTTATCACATCGCTGTCAGTCTCAGCAGTTTTATATGTTTTACTTCAAATAGTTTTTATAGGGGCCGTACCGCCCGAAATGCTAGCTAATGGTTGGAGTGGAATTAAATTTGACTCTCCATTTGCGAATTTAGCACTTATGGCGAATATGGTTTGGCTGTCCTGGACCATTACAGCGGACGCAATGATTTCCCCAACTGGATCGGCGCTTGCTTATACAGCTGGAACTTCAAGACATGTTTTTGGCATGGCGAAGAGTGGATTCCTTCCTTCTTATTTCGGAACTATTAATAAAAGATTTGGAGTTCCAACACGTGCACTCACTCTCAACTTCCTCATTGGGTTACTTTTCTTGTTCCCGTTAAAGAGTTGGACTGCAATTGTAGCAATCGTTGGAGCAATCGGGATTTTTAAATACGCCTCAGCATGTGTCACAGTAATGGTGTTTCGTAAGGTTGGTTTGACAAAAGACAACGGTATCCCAGGCATGAGTTTTATTGCTCCTTTAGCCTTTGTATTTGCGACTCTCCTTATTTATTGGACAAATTGGAGTAGGGTTCAACTTGCAATTTGGGGATTGGCAATTGGAATTGTTGGATATTTGATTACTCATTTTATCAATAAACATAAATCGATGGAAATCATTGGCGGGATCTATCTTGTCATTTATATTCTGATGCTCGTTGGGATTTCGTCAATCGGGAATTTTGGTGGCAAGGGTATTATTCCAGAGCCATTTATGTCATACATCGTAGCAATAATAGGATTCGTTTTTTACTATTTCGCTGTTTATAACGGAGTCTGGTACATGCGGAAAAAGGGGAATGTTCAAGAATTGCTGGATATGG
- a CDS encoding NUDIX hydrolase, with amino-acid sequence MFKYTVCFVKKNNELLMLNREKAPIMGVWNGVGGKIEKGETPDIGAQREVYEETGIDVGTFFSKGTVTWETPEGELEGIYVYLYMADADLLYETPKKTREGILDWKSIDWILHPLNLGIAEMVAQYLPVLLKKEGIHAFTHKNGQTYIS; translated from the coding sequence ATGTTTAAGTATACGGTTTGTTTTGTAAAGAAGAATAATGAACTGCTCATGCTTAACCGGGAGAAAGCTCCTATTATGGGTGTTTGGAACGGGGTGGGGGGCAAAATCGAGAAAGGTGAAACACCTGATATAGGTGCACAGCGTGAGGTATATGAGGAAACGGGCATAGACGTAGGGACCTTTTTTTCTAAAGGAACCGTAACCTGGGAAACTCCAGAAGGTGAATTGGAGGGAATATATGTATATTTGTATATGGCAGATGCAGATTTACTATATGAAACACCGAAAAAAACGCGGGAAGGCATTCTTGATTGGAAATCCATTGATTGGATACTTCATCCGCTTAATCTCGGAATTGCCGAGATGGTCGCACAGTATTTGCCGGTTTTATTGAAAAAAGAAGGAATCCATGCATTCACTCACAAAAATGGACAGACATATATTTCATGA
- the map gene encoding type I methionyl aminopeptidase has product MIAKTEEDFNGLKEIGKIVASIRDELVQRTIPGITTKELDDVAGELLEKAGAVSAPKGEYDFPGYTCISTNEEVAHGIPGHRVIHEGDLVNIDVSASKNGYFADTGISFVVGEGEEVLTKLCDVAKKAFEAGLKKAKPGSKKSRIGKAVFETARQHGFTVIKNLTGHGVGRRIHEAPDHICNYYDPWDNDILKEGMVIAFEPFISTFEEEVLQEEDGWTYATEKSYVAQVEHTIILTKNGPIIVTL; this is encoded by the coding sequence ATGATTGCAAAAACAGAAGAGGATTTTAATGGTTTGAAGGAAATTGGCAAAATTGTTGCCTCGATTAGAGATGAATTGGTACAAAGAACAATTCCGGGGATTACGACCAAGGAACTTGATGATGTAGCCGGAGAACTTTTAGAAAAGGCGGGTGCAGTTTCAGCTCCGAAAGGTGAATATGATTTTCCTGGCTATACTTGCATTAGTACTAATGAAGAAGTGGCACATGGTATTCCGGGTCATCGGGTTATTCATGAAGGGGATTTAGTGAATATAGATGTATCTGCTTCAAAGAACGGTTATTTTGCAGATACAGGAATCTCCTTTGTAGTAGGAGAAGGAGAAGAAGTATTAACGAAACTATGCGACGTTGCTAAAAAGGCATTTGAAGCAGGTCTTAAGAAAGCAAAACCCGGTTCCAAAAAAAGCAGAATCGGAAAAGCAGTATTCGAAACAGCGAGACAGCATGGATTCACTGTTATCAAAAACCTTACAGGCCATGGTGTTGGACGTAGAATACACGAAGCACCTGACCATATTTGTAATTATTATGATCCATGGGATAATGATATATTAAAGGAAGGGATGGTTATCGCATTCGAACCATTTATCTCAACCTTTGAAGAAGAAGTATTGCAAGAAGAAGACGGTTGGACTTATGCTACGGAAAAAAGCTATGTAGCTCAAGTGGAACATACGATTATCCTTACTAAAAATGGTCCGATTATTGTCACACTTTAA
- a CDS encoding YbaN family protein → MITIKKVKSILFFLLGSISLLIGIAGTVLPVLPGGPFYLFAAFCFAKSSKKIENWFKSTSLYEKYVVAFLQKKGMTRKEKIRINLIADFFIVISVFYVDILLVQILLIALALYKHYYFIKKIKTIDPNNTKQRAF, encoded by the coding sequence GTGATTACAATTAAAAAAGTAAAAAGTATCCTATTTTTTCTTCTTGGTTCCATATCTCTTTTGATAGGTATTGCAGGAACTGTGTTACCAGTTCTGCCGGGCGGTCCGTTTTACTTATTTGCTGCTTTTTGCTTTGCTAAAAGTTCCAAGAAGATTGAAAACTGGTTCAAAAGCACTTCATTATATGAAAAATACGTTGTAGCATTCCTGCAAAAAAAAGGTATGACTCGAAAAGAGAAAATCAGAATCAATTTAATTGCCGATTTCTTCATCGTAATTTCTGTATTTTATGTGGACATCCTATTAGTGCAAATCTTATTGATAGCACTCGCCCTCTACAAACATTATTATTTCATTAAAAAAATTAAGACAATCGACCCGAACAATACAAAACAAAGAGCTTTTTGA